A section of the Subtercola frigoramans genome encodes:
- the cofD gene encoding 2-phospho-L-lactate transferase — translation MKITVLAGGVGGAKFLRGLREHLRETLPDGVGGTTAEVTAVVNTGDDLWLTGLRVCPDLDSIMYTLGGANDETRGWGRLGESERVSAELTAYGVGWPWFTLGDLDLGTHITRSHLLREGLTLSEATAQLTARWNLGVRLLPMSDQPVETHVVVADETGDGAGAGTRDGTGTRTMHFEEWWVHYRASLPALRFEQHGIESAVAAPGVLEAITGADVVLVAPSNPVVSIDTILAVPGIRAALQATQAPVVGVSPIISGAAVRGMAHACLSAIGVETAADAVALHYGARRSGGVLDAWLVDDTDAALAAGVEAAGVSVTATPLWMNSVAHTAAIAATALAAARALPPRG, via the coding sequence GTGAAGATCACGGTGTTGGCTGGCGGCGTTGGCGGGGCGAAGTTTCTGCGGGGGCTGCGAGAACACCTCCGGGAGACGCTGCCCGATGGGGTGGGCGGAACCACAGCCGAGGTCACCGCGGTCGTCAATACGGGTGATGACCTCTGGCTCACGGGGTTGCGGGTCTGCCCCGACCTCGATTCGATCATGTACACGCTCGGCGGCGCGAATGACGAGACGCGGGGCTGGGGCCGGCTCGGCGAGTCGGAGCGCGTCAGTGCCGAGCTCACCGCCTACGGTGTCGGATGGCCGTGGTTCACCCTCGGCGACCTCGACCTCGGCACGCACATCACGCGCTCGCACCTGCTGCGCGAGGGTCTGACGCTCAGCGAGGCGACGGCTCAGCTCACCGCCCGCTGGAACCTCGGCGTGCGACTGCTGCCGATGAGCGACCAGCCGGTCGAGACGCACGTGGTGGTCGCCGACGAGACTGGAGACGGCGCAGGCGCAGGCACACGCGATGGCACCGGTACCCGCACCATGCACTTCGAAGAGTGGTGGGTGCACTACCGCGCCTCGCTGCCTGCTCTGCGCTTCGAGCAGCACGGCATCGAGTCCGCCGTCGCCGCGCCCGGGGTGCTCGAGGCCATCACCGGTGCCGATGTGGTGCTCGTCGCGCCGTCGAACCCCGTGGTCTCGATCGATACGATCCTGGCTGTGCCGGGCATCCGTGCCGCCCTTCAGGCAACACAGGCACCGGTCGTCGGCGTCTCGCCGATCATCTCGGGGGCGGCCGTGCGGGGTATGGCGCACGCGTGCCTCAGCGCGATCGGGGTCGAAACGGCGGCGGATGCTGTGGCCCTCCACTACGGCGCCCGACGAAGCGGCGGCGTGCTCGACGCCTGGCTCGTCGACGACACCGATGCCGCGCTGGCTGCCGGAGTCGAGGCGGCCGGTGTCTCGGTGACGGCGACCCCGCTCTGGATGAACTCGGTCGCACACACGGCGGCCATCGCGGCGACGGCCCTCGCTGCGGCTCGCGCGCTCCCACCCCGGGGCTGA
- the hydA gene encoding dihydropyrimidinase: MKTLITNGTVVNATGTATADVLIDGETIAAVLAPGSTLLGFDLAGSVDRVIDARGKYVIPGGIDAHTHMQMPFGGTEASDTFETGTRAAAWGGTTSIVDFVVQYAGENILDQYTLWHQKAAGQCAIDYGFHQILSDVQDSSLTAMDELLNEGVSSFKLFMAYKGVFLSDDGQIVKAMQRASENGSLMMMHAENGSVIDLLVQQSIARGDTAPYFHGITRPWQAEEEATHRAIMLANLTGAPLYIVHVSAKQAVEQIAVARDRGQNVFAETCPQYLYLSLEEQLGATSEQWGDFEGAKWVCSTPLRSRAEGHQHHMWQGLRTNDLQVISTDHCPFCMKGQKDMGLGDFSKIPNGIGSVEHRMDLIYQGVVMGEISLPRWVELTSTTPARMFGMYGKKGVIQPGADGDVVIYDPNGHTSIGMGEGKKNHMNMDYAAWEGFEIDGHVDTVISRGKVIVDDNQYLGTKGDGKYFKRGLSQYLI, from the coding sequence ATGAAGACCCTCATCACCAACGGAACAGTTGTCAACGCCACGGGAACGGCCACGGCCGACGTGCTGATCGACGGGGAGACCATCGCCGCCGTGCTCGCGCCCGGCTCGACGCTCCTGGGTTTCGACCTCGCAGGCAGCGTCGACCGGGTGATCGACGCGCGGGGCAAGTACGTCATCCCCGGTGGCATTGATGCCCACACGCACATGCAGATGCCGTTCGGGGGCACGGAGGCCAGCGACACGTTCGAGACCGGCACCCGTGCGGCGGCGTGGGGCGGTACAACGAGCATCGTCGACTTCGTCGTGCAGTACGCGGGTGAGAACATCCTCGACCAGTACACCCTGTGGCACCAGAAGGCTGCCGGCCAGTGCGCGATCGACTACGGCTTCCACCAGATCCTGAGCGACGTGCAAGACAGTTCGCTCACCGCGATGGATGAACTGCTGAACGAGGGCGTATCGAGCTTCAAGCTCTTCATGGCCTACAAGGGCGTCTTCCTCAGCGACGACGGCCAGATCGTCAAGGCGATGCAGCGCGCCAGCGAGAACGGCAGCCTGATGATGATGCACGCCGAGAACGGCAGCGTGATCGACTTGCTCGTGCAGCAGTCCATTGCGCGCGGCGACACCGCGCCGTACTTCCACGGCATCACCAGGCCCTGGCAGGCCGAAGAAGAGGCCACCCACCGGGCGATCATGCTGGCGAACCTCACCGGCGCACCGCTGTACATCGTGCACGTGAGTGCCAAGCAGGCCGTCGAGCAGATCGCTGTCGCCCGCGATCGAGGCCAGAACGTGTTCGCTGAGACCTGCCCGCAGTACCTGTACCTGTCGCTCGAAGAGCAGCTGGGCGCCACGAGTGAGCAGTGGGGCGATTTCGAGGGCGCGAAGTGGGTGTGCTCGACACCGCTGCGCTCCCGCGCCGAGGGGCACCAGCACCACATGTGGCAGGGGCTCCGCACGAACGACCTTCAGGTGATCTCCACCGACCATTGCCCATTCTGCATGAAGGGCCAGAAAGACATGGGGCTCGGGGACTTCTCGAAGATCCCCAACGGTATCGGTTCGGTCGAGCATCGCATGGACCTCATCTACCAGGGTGTGGTGATGGGGGAGATCAGCCTGCCGCGCTGGGTCGAGCTCACCTCGACCACCCCGGCACGCATGTTCGGCATGTACGGCAAGAAGGGCGTCATCCAGCCGGGGGCCGACGGCGACGTCGTCATCTACGACCCCAACGGCCACACCTCCATTGGCATGGGCGAGGGCAAGAAGAACCACATGAACATGGACTACGCCGCCTGGGAGGGTTTCGAGATCGACGGGCACGTCGACACCGTGATCTCCCGGGGCAAGGTCATCGTCGACGACAACCAGTACCTCGGCACGAAAGGTGACGGCAAGTACTTCAAGCGCGGCCTCAGCCAGTACCTGATTTAG
- a CDS encoding MFS transporter, whose product MTSPTSSAGGAAAYAPPAVPRQAWQALIVLLAGMFMALLDTTIVNVALPTIRTSLDASESTLSWIISGYALAFGLALIPAGRVGDRIGHKWVFFTGLALFTAASVACGIAQNDTQLVVARVVQGLAGGIFVPAVTAFIQTLFPGQARGKAFAIMGAVIGVSSALGPIVGGLIIQAFGNENGWRLVFWVNLPIGAATLIAAAILLPSREAAEAVSRQAAGAAHPASLKTGSAAMSTTFGSARPASSGIDWIGLVLISGGLVALLVPLIQGQDAGWPLWTYLTIGLGVVLIAAFGFWEVAYTKRGNSPLVPPRLFAHPAFTGGVILALVYFAAFTSIFFTISILWQAGLGHSALESGVVSLPFAIGSIVGSAQSNRLTQRLGRGVLLIGTVLVAVGLIWLWLVLLLTKGSDLSVWQLVLPLLIAGVGNGLFIAPNAQFIVATVDRAEAGAASGVISAIQRIGSAVGIAVIGSVLFGSITITGHTPADVATGFGSAAASAMLVSAIFAVVAVLLVFALPKRVQQPGRPPAAAGVVPAGAKHSA is encoded by the coding sequence ATGACTTCACCCACTTCCAGCGCCGGCGGCGCCGCGGCGTACGCCCCGCCGGCCGTGCCCCGGCAAGCCTGGCAGGCACTCATCGTGCTTCTTGCCGGCATGTTCATGGCACTGCTCGACACTACGATCGTCAATGTCGCCCTCCCCACGATCCGCACCAGCCTCGACGCCTCGGAGTCGACCCTTTCGTGGATCATCTCGGGCTACGCTCTCGCGTTCGGCCTGGCACTCATTCCGGCGGGCCGTGTGGGCGACCGTATCGGTCACAAGTGGGTGTTCTTCACCGGGCTCGCACTGTTCACCGCGGCAAGCGTGGCGTGCGGAATCGCCCAGAACGACACGCAGCTCGTCGTCGCGCGAGTCGTGCAGGGGCTGGCCGGCGGTATCTTCGTGCCGGCCGTCACGGCCTTCATCCAGACCCTCTTTCCGGGCCAGGCGCGTGGCAAGGCGTTCGCGATCATGGGCGCCGTGATCGGTGTGTCGTCGGCGTTGGGGCCGATTGTGGGCGGACTGATCATCCAGGCCTTCGGCAATGAGAACGGCTGGCGCCTGGTGTTTTGGGTGAACCTGCCGATCGGTGCGGCGACGCTCATTGCGGCCGCGATTCTGCTGCCCAGTAGAGAAGCTGCAGAAGCGGTCTCCCGCCAGGCTGCGGGTGCAGCGCATCCGGCTTCGCTGAAGACCGGTTCTGCTGCGATGTCGACTACTTTTGGTTCTGCGCGACCCGCAAGCTCTGGCATCGACTGGATCGGGCTCGTGCTCATCTCCGGTGGACTCGTCGCGCTCCTCGTGCCGCTCATCCAGGGGCAGGACGCGGGCTGGCCGCTCTGGACGTACCTCACGATCGGGCTCGGTGTTGTGCTGATCGCTGCGTTCGGCTTCTGGGAGGTCGCCTACACGAAGCGCGGCAACAGCCCGCTCGTTCCGCCCCGCCTGTTCGCGCACCCCGCCTTCACGGGTGGCGTGATTCTGGCGCTGGTCTACTTCGCGGCCTTCACCAGCATCTTCTTCACCATCTCGATCCTGTGGCAGGCCGGGCTCGGCCACAGTGCCCTCGAGTCCGGGGTCGTCTCGCTCCCGTTTGCGATCGGCAGCATCGTGGGTTCTGCCCAGAGCAACCGCCTCACCCAGCGACTCGGCCGTGGCGTGCTGCTGATCGGTACCGTGCTGGTCGCCGTCGGACTCATCTGGCTCTGGCTCGTTCTGCTGCTCACGAAGGGCTCAGACCTCTCGGTGTGGCAGCTCGTGCTGCCCTTGCTCATCGCGGGTGTCGGCAACGGTCTGTTCATCGCCCCGAACGCGCAATTCATCGTCGCGACGGTCGATCGCGCTGAGGCCGGTGCGGCCAGCGGTGTCATCAGCGCGATCCAGCGCATCGGCAGCGCTGTCGGCATCGCGGTCATCGGCAGTGTGCTGTTCGGCTCCATCACCATCACCGGCCACACTCCGGCCGATGTCGCCACCGGGTTCGGCTCGGCGGCAGCGTCGGCCATGCTCGTCAGTGCGATCTTCGCCGTGGTCGCAGTGCTTCTCGTCTTCGCGCTGCCGAAGCGCGTGCAGCAGCCCGGCCGGCCGCCGGCAGCTGCCGGAGTGGTGCCCGCTGGGGCGAAGCACTCGGCGTAA
- a CDS encoding nitrilase-related carbon-nitrogen hydrolase — protein sequence MTVIRAAITQTTWTGDKESMIAKHEQFARDAAADGAQVICFQELFYGPYFGITEDAKYYAYAEPADGPIVQKFAALAKELNLVMVLPIYEEDMPGVYYNTAVVVDADGTILGKYRKNHIPHVEKFYEKFYFRPGNLGYPVFQTAVGPIGVYICYDRHFPEGWRELGLNGAQIVFNPNATKPGLSNRLWELEQPAAAGANGYFVAAPNRVGLEDNEYGDLAVNFYGNSQFADPQGNIVGEYGSGENEEILIRDLDLGLVRVARDNWQFYRDRRPETYTSIPKP from the coding sequence ATGACGGTCATTCGAGCAGCAATTACCCAGACCACGTGGACGGGCGACAAAGAGTCGATGATCGCCAAACACGAGCAGTTCGCCCGCGATGCAGCGGCCGACGGGGCCCAGGTCATCTGCTTCCAGGAGCTCTTCTACGGCCCCTACTTCGGCATCACCGAAGACGCGAAGTACTACGCCTATGCCGAACCGGCAGACGGCCCGATCGTGCAGAAGTTCGCGGCGCTCGCGAAGGAGCTGAACCTGGTGATGGTGCTGCCCATCTACGAAGAAGACATGCCGGGGGTCTACTACAACACCGCTGTCGTGGTCGACGCAGACGGAACGATTCTGGGCAAGTACCGCAAGAACCACATTCCGCACGTCGAGAAGTTCTATGAGAAGTTCTACTTCCGCCCGGGGAACCTCGGGTACCCGGTCTTCCAGACCGCGGTCGGTCCGATCGGCGTCTACATCTGCTACGACAGGCACTTCCCGGAGGGGTGGCGTGAACTCGGTCTGAACGGGGCTCAGATCGTCTTCAACCCGAATGCCACCAAGCCGGGTCTCTCCAACCGTTTGTGGGAGCTCGAGCAGCCCGCTGCTGCCGGCGCGAACGGTTACTTCGTCGCCGCTCCCAACCGCGTCGGCCTCGAAGACAACGAGTACGGTGACCTCGCTGTCAACTTCTACGGCAACAGCCAGTTCGCCGACCCGCAGGGCAATATCGTCGGCGAATACGGCAGTGGCGAGAACGAGGAGATTCTCATCCGCGACCTCGACCTCGGCCTGGTGCGGGTAGCGCGCGACAACTGGCAGTTCTACCGTGACCGCAGGCCGGAGACGTACACCTCGATCCCCAAGCCGTAG
- a CDS encoding PadR family transcriptional regulator, with protein sequence MSSIRLFILGSLSQHGELHGHQLRLLAEEERVHMWTDISVGAIYGAIKRMAADGLIDVVRTEREGGYPERQVYAISMSGRRALDEERREGLEQVHLKPDPFDLALTRLDRTRLDDLQPVLEGRLVALKNVLADALAAHQRAAPHVTVSESWALDHRTHRIRAEISWLEALLAGLPELVADERARHGNPDPLPESSPRSPNTG encoded by the coding sequence ATGTCATCGATCCGGCTCTTCATTCTGGGGTCGCTCTCCCAGCACGGCGAGCTGCACGGTCACCAGCTCCGCCTTCTCGCCGAAGAAGAGCGCGTGCACATGTGGACCGACATCAGCGTCGGCGCCATCTACGGCGCCATCAAGCGAATGGCGGCCGACGGACTGATCGACGTGGTGCGTACCGAACGCGAGGGCGGCTACCCCGAACGACAGGTCTACGCGATCAGCATGAGCGGCAGGCGTGCGCTCGACGAAGAGCGTCGCGAGGGCTTGGAGCAGGTGCACCTCAAGCCCGACCCGTTCGACCTCGCACTCACCCGCCTGGACCGAACCCGGCTGGATGATCTGCAGCCCGTTCTCGAAGGCCGCCTGGTGGCTCTCAAGAACGTGCTGGCCGACGCTCTCGCCGCGCACCAGCGTGCGGCGCCCCACGTCACGGTGAGCGAATCGTGGGCGCTCGACCACCGTACGCACCGCATCCGCGCCGAGATCAGCTGGCTCGAAGCGCTCCTGGCCGGGCTGCCTGAGCTCGTCGCCGACGAGCGTGCGAGGCACGGCAACCCCGACCCGCTGCCCGAATCGTCACCCCGTTCGCCGAACACCGGCTAG
- the cofC gene encoding 2-phospho-L-lactate guanylyltransferase gives MTGWVVVVPVKGSTESKTRLAAAWTTEAGLTGEQRRELALAFALDAVTAIAAAADVREVIVVTGDAVAAVALAALGAHVVDDPGAGLNGAISAGIAAARLRHPDAMVAAMTADLPALTPADVDDVLRAAAGHPLAFVADEQGTGTTTITAAPGVEVIPRFGEQSAQAHADSGMFRLAVRPGSTVRQDVDTPEDLDRLRGGFGPHTSALLTLRR, from the coding sequence ATGACGGGCTGGGTCGTGGTCGTGCCCGTCAAGGGGTCGACGGAATCGAAGACCAGGCTCGCGGCGGCGTGGACGACTGAGGCAGGCCTCACCGGCGAGCAACGCCGCGAGCTCGCCCTTGCCTTCGCGCTCGACGCGGTGACGGCCATCGCGGCAGCGGCAGACGTGCGCGAGGTCATCGTCGTGACCGGGGATGCCGTCGCTGCCGTGGCGTTGGCGGCTCTGGGCGCTCATGTCGTGGACGACCCGGGTGCTGGGCTGAACGGTGCGATCAGCGCTGGAATCGCCGCGGCCCGCCTCCGGCACCCCGACGCGATGGTGGCCGCTATGACCGCAGACCTGCCCGCTCTGACCCCCGCCGACGTCGACGATGTGCTCAGGGCGGCAGCCGGGCATCCACTCGCCTTCGTTGCCGACGAACAGGGCACGGGCACGACGACCATCACTGCGGCACCCGGAGTCGAGGTGATTCCGCGCTTCGGGGAGCAGTCTGCGCAGGCTCATGCCGACAGCGGAATGTTTCGGCTCGCCGTGCGTCCAGGTTCCACCGTGAGGCAGGACGTCGACACTCCGGAAGACCTGGATCGGCTGCGGGGCGGTTTCGGGCCTCACACGAGCGCACTGCTCACGCTGCGCCGCTGA
- a CDS encoding aminotransferase-like domain-containing protein: MIEQIVAAVENKSPEGIAAAVSRLIRTGGIASGDRLPTVRDLASGLGVSPATVSNAWQALAGVGLITSRGRAGSFVLQASTRWMPTHFAELAGSHVQSRLDLSTGTPDPELLPDLAAAFQHLPTRADTTSYLTVRVLPELERLLRASWPYSPESLTITDGALDAISRSLEVVIRYGDRVVIEEPGFPPFLDLLEHLGAERVAVPIDRHGMLPGPFAAALRSNPAAIILQPRAQNPTGATMTEERARELVGLLRSHSHLTDPVIIEDDHSGEISGAPATSLGTWLPHRTLHVRSYAKSHGPDLRIGALAGPAALIDRIVARRMLGPGWTSRMLQVILYELLTARESVTQVSAARRTYQLRQIELGTALARHGVELDTADGINLWLPVADEKAAIVSLAASGIRVAAGTPFLANSFTEQAGLAAGQHVRVTAGLVRDEFDDVATHLASATRA, from the coding sequence ATGATCGAGCAGATCGTCGCGGCTGTGGAGAACAAGTCGCCCGAGGGTATCGCTGCCGCTGTCTCGCGCCTAATCCGCACGGGCGGCATTGCCTCGGGCGACAGGCTTCCCACGGTGCGCGACCTCGCATCCGGGCTCGGTGTGAGCCCCGCCACGGTCTCGAACGCCTGGCAGGCCCTGGCCGGAGTCGGCCTGATCACCTCGCGAGGCCGCGCAGGCAGCTTCGTACTCCAAGCGAGCACCCGGTGGATGCCCACCCACTTCGCAGAGCTGGCAGGCTCGCACGTGCAGAGCAGGCTCGACCTCTCCACCGGCACGCCCGATCCGGAGTTGCTTCCCGATCTCGCAGCGGCCTTCCAACACCTCCCCACCCGCGCAGACACGACCAGCTACCTCACTGTCAGGGTGCTGCCGGAGCTCGAGAGGCTCCTCCGGGCATCCTGGCCCTACAGCCCGGAATCGCTCACCATCACCGACGGTGCCCTCGACGCCATCTCCCGTTCACTGGAGGTGGTGATCCGCTACGGAGACCGGGTCGTCATCGAAGAACCCGGCTTCCCTCCCTTTCTCGATCTGCTCGAGCACCTCGGCGCCGAACGTGTCGCGGTGCCCATCGACAGGCACGGCATGCTGCCCGGCCCGTTTGCGGCGGCGTTGCGGTCGAACCCGGCAGCAATCATCCTGCAGCCCAGGGCACAGAACCCGACCGGCGCCACGATGACCGAGGAACGCGCGCGTGAACTCGTGGGCCTGTTGCGGTCGCATTCGCACCTGACCGACCCAGTGATCATCGAAGACGACCACTCTGGCGAGATCAGCGGGGCACCGGCAACGAGCCTCGGCACCTGGCTGCCCCACCGCACGCTGCATGTTCGCAGCTACGCCAAGTCGCACGGCCCCGACCTGCGAATCGGTGCTCTCGCCGGGCCGGCGGCGCTGATCGACCGCATTGTGGCGAGACGGATGCTCGGGCCGGGCTGGACCTCGAGAATGCTGCAGGTGATCCTCTACGAGCTCCTCACGGCGCGCGAGTCTGTCACGCAGGTGTCGGCGGCCCGTCGCACGTACCAGCTGCGCCAGATCGAGCTCGGCACGGCGCTGGCCCGGCACGGCGTGGAGTTGGACACGGCAGACGGCATCAATCTGTGGCTGCCCGTTGCCGACGAGAAGGCGGCGATCGTCTCGCTGGCTGCGAGCGGGATCCGCGTCGCTGCCGGAACCCCGTTCCTGGCGAATTCGTTCACCGAGCAGGCGGGGCTGGCTGCCGGCCAGCACGTGCGGGTCACTGCGGGGCTGGTGCGTGACGAGTTCGACGACGTCGCGACCCACCTGGCGAGTGCAACCCGCGCCTGA
- a CDS encoding amino acid deaminase, protein MPAPLSFAEQLQRASVALVAAESDADAQRIMRHDTPLLFSQLAADRAAGSFAHWGLSTVIDENLGAPVVGRTLFETLHSLAGLSADWPVGNAGVLHLYGYLLSATVTPYGLKRERWVTEALSSAAGRPSSFVSGRDGTGWLQEVTGALVPILQNPETLEGAVRPRCVVDEFAPDEREEVFRAVYVTGIAGSSAVAYGVLLGGRLRLITAFPVAATAEGWLATVAAEAPRLRYNAVAHELPARSRLAPHRQIRRL, encoded by the coding sequence ATGCCCGCACCTCTCTCGTTCGCCGAACAGCTTCAGCGGGCATCCGTTGCACTGGTCGCCGCCGAGTCAGACGCCGACGCGCAGAGAATCATGCGGCACGACACACCCCTCCTGTTCTCGCAGCTGGCTGCAGATAGGGCGGCTGGCTCGTTCGCGCACTGGGGCCTGTCGACGGTGATCGACGAGAACCTCGGTGCACCCGTGGTGGGGCGCACTCTCTTCGAGACCCTGCACTCGCTGGCCGGGCTGAGCGCCGACTGGCCCGTGGGCAATGCCGGCGTGCTGCACCTCTACGGCTACCTGCTCTCGGCGACGGTGACGCCCTATGGCCTCAAACGCGAGCGCTGGGTGACCGAGGCGCTGAGCAGTGCCGCAGGACGACCGTCGAGCTTCGTGAGCGGCCGGGACGGCACCGGATGGCTGCAGGAGGTGACAGGGGCGCTGGTGCCGATCCTGCAGAATCCGGAGACCCTCGAAGGCGCAGTCCGCCCACGGTGTGTCGTCGACGAGTTCGCGCCCGACGAGCGCGAAGAGGTGTTCCGCGCGGTCTACGTCACGGGGATCGCCGGCTCGAGTGCCGTCGCCTACGGCGTTCTGCTGGGTGGCCGGCTGCGGCTGATCACCGCGTTTCCGGTCGCGGCGACCGCCGAGGGCTGGCTCGCCACCGTCGCCGCCGAAGCGCCTCGACTTCGCTACAACGCAGTCGCCCACGAACTGCCGGCCCGCTCACGGCTGGCTCCGCACCGCCAGATCCGGCGTCTCTAA
- a CDS encoding coenzyme F420-0:L-glutamate ligase, which produces MGTSAYFAVYAVEGIPEVIEGDDVAELIGTAIDASDLVPEAGDILVVTSKIVSKAEGRSVLADDRETAITAETVRVVATRRHPGGVTRIVENRQGIVQAAAGVDSSNTPAGTVLLLPIDPDASARVIATALRSRFGVEVGVVVSDTLGRAWREGQTDAAIGSAGVRVLDDLRGGIDTFGQPLIVTQIAVADELAAAGDLIKGKASGVPVALVRGLSHYVTPSLQTPARALNRTGPGDMFRLGTDEALAEGFEKGRSEGFDQAFAEGFVAGRTAGLEEAHRSGRPAGSTASPGDGAPVS; this is translated from the coding sequence GTGGGCACGTCAGCGTATTTCGCGGTGTATGCCGTTGAGGGCATACCCGAAGTGATTGAGGGCGACGACGTCGCCGAGCTCATCGGCACGGCGATCGATGCGAGTGATCTGGTGCCCGAAGCCGGCGACATCCTGGTCGTCACGAGCAAGATCGTCTCCAAGGCCGAGGGTCGCAGTGTCTTGGCGGATGACCGTGAAACCGCCATCACGGCCGAAACCGTTCGCGTGGTCGCCACCCGAAGGCACCCCGGTGGCGTGACCAGAATCGTCGAGAACCGGCAGGGAATCGTGCAGGCCGCTGCCGGGGTCGACTCCAGTAATACTCCCGCCGGCACGGTGCTCCTGCTGCCGATCGACCCCGATGCTTCAGCGCGAGTCATCGCAACCGCCCTCCGCTCGAGATTCGGGGTCGAAGTCGGGGTGGTGGTCTCAGACACCCTGGGGCGGGCCTGGCGCGAAGGCCAGACCGATGCGGCGATCGGCTCGGCCGGGGTCCGAGTGCTCGACGACCTGCGTGGAGGCATCGACACCTTCGGGCAGCCCCTGATCGTCACCCAGATCGCGGTGGCCGACGAACTCGCTGCTGCTGGCGACCTGATCAAGGGCAAGGCGAGTGGCGTGCCCGTGGCGCTCGTCCGCGGGCTCTCGCACTACGTGACACCCTCACTGCAGACGCCTGCTCGTGCCCTGAACCGCACCGGGCCGGGCGACATGTTCCGGCTCGGCACCGATGAAGCACTGGCAGAGGGCTTCGAGAAGGGTCGTTCAGAGGGGTTCGACCAGGCGTTCGCCGAGGGATTCGTGGCGGGTCGCACTGCGGGTCTCGAGGAGGCGCACCGCTCTGGGCGCCCAGCCGGGTCGACCGCGAGTCCAGGCGACGGAGCCCCGGTCTCATGA
- a CDS encoding LLM class flavin-dependent oxidoreductase: protein MRFGIVILPQDPWPQARRKWMLADELGFDHAWTYDHLSWRSLADEPWGATVPTLTAAAVVTERILLGTFVSSPNFRHPVPFAKELATLDDISGGRMLVGIGSGGTGFDAFVLGQPALTPRERHERFAEFVGGLDALLRFEHPDADGAVDGTDAGTGTGTGTGTGTGTGTGDTTGAGVGAGISFTGSWFTAHEARMVGTPAQQPRVPFVLAANGPKGLALVAKHGQGWVTTGADGAVGEEWWSAVRELGLRLDDAAGKAGRDPATIDRYLSLDSGGRFSLESVAVFDELVGRASDLGFTDVISHWPRADGIYAGREDVLLEVASRLA from the coding sequence ATGCGATTCGGGATTGTCATCTTGCCCCAGGACCCCTGGCCGCAGGCTCGCCGAAAGTGGATGCTCGCCGACGAACTCGGTTTCGACCACGCGTGGACGTACGACCACCTCTCGTGGCGCAGCCTCGCCGACGAACCGTGGGGCGCAACCGTGCCGACGCTCACGGCTGCCGCGGTCGTCACCGAACGCATCCTGCTCGGCACGTTTGTCTCCTCGCCCAACTTTCGACACCCGGTGCCGTTCGCGAAGGAGCTCGCCACACTCGACGACATCTCAGGCGGCCGGATGCTCGTGGGCATCGGCTCCGGAGGAACGGGTTTCGACGCCTTCGTGCTGGGCCAGCCCGCGCTGACGCCCCGGGAGCGGCACGAGAGGTTCGCCGAATTCGTGGGGGGTCTGGACGCGCTGCTTCGGTTCGAGCATCCGGATGCCGATGGGGCCGTCGATGGCACTGATGCGGGCACGGGCACTGGCACTGGCACTGGCACTGGCACTGGCACTGGCACTGGCGACACTACTGGTGCCGGAGTGGGCGCAGGCATCAGCTTCACCGGCTCGTGGTTCACCGCCCACGAGGCACGGATGGTCGGTACTCCGGCACAGCAGCCGCGGGTGCCGTTCGTTCTCGCAGCCAACGGCCCGAAAGGCCTGGCGCTCGTCGCGAAACACGGCCAGGGGTGGGTGACCACCGGCGCTGACGGCGCGGTCGGCGAGGAGTGGTGGTCGGCGGTGCGCGAGCTCGGCCTGCGCCTCGACGACGCCGCAGGGAAGGCCGGGCGCGACCCCGCCACAATCGACCGCTACCTGTCTCTCGATTCTGGCGGGCGGTTCTCGCTCGAGAGCGTGGCGGTGTTCGACGAGCTGGTGGGCCGGGCATCCGATCTCGGATTCACGGACGTGATCAGCCACTGGCCGCGCGCCGACGGCATCTATGCGGGGCGCGAAGACGTACTCCTCGAGGTCGCGTCACGCCTGGCGTGA